From a single Cyprinus carpio isolate SPL01 chromosome A3, ASM1834038v1, whole genome shotgun sequence genomic region:
- the LOC109057083 gene encoding prohibitin-like, producing the protein MAKLFESIGKLGLALAIGGGVVNSALYNVDAGHRAVIFNRFQGVQDDVVGEGTHFLIPWVQKPIIFDCRSRPRNVPVITGSKDLQNVNITLRILFRPVATQLPRIFTSIGEDYDERVLPSITTEVLKAVVARFDAGELITQRELVSRQVSEDLTERASTFGLILDDVSLTHLTFGKEFTEAVELKQVAQQEAERARFVVEKAEQQKQATIISAEGDSQAALLIANSLQEAGDGLVELRKLEAAEDIAFQLSRSRNVTYVPSGQGMLFQIPQ; encoded by the exons ATGGCAAAGCTATTTGAGTCCATTGGAAAGCTGGGATTGGCCTTGGCCATAGGAGGAGGTGTAGTAAACTCTGCACTTTACAATG TGGATGCGGGACACAGGGCGGTCATCTTCAACAGGTTTCAAGGTGTTCAGGATGATGTTGTTGGGGAGGGCACACACTTCCTAATTCCCTGGGTGCAGAAGCCAATCATCTTTGACTGCAGGTCCCGTCCACGCAATGTGCCTGTCATCACTGGTAGCAAAG ATTTGCAGAATGTCAACATCACGCTGAGAATCCTTTTCCGACCAGTTGCTACACAGCTGCCGCGGATTTTCACCAGCATCGGAGAGGACTATGATGAGAGAGTGCTGCCCTCCATCACCACTGAGGTTCTGAAGGCTGTAGTG GCCCGTTTTGATGCCGGTGAGCTCATCACTCAGAGAGAGCTGGTGTCCAGGCAGGTCAGTGAGGATCTGACAGAAAGAGCATCCACCTTCGGCCTCATTCTGGATGACGTCTCCCTG ACGCATCTGACGTTTGGCAAGGAGTTCACAGAGGCTGTTGAGTTGAAGCAGGTTGCACAGCAGGAGGCTGAGAGAGCCAGGTTTGTTGTAGAGAAG GCAGAGCAGCAGAAGCAGGCAACCATTATATCAGCAGAAGGAGACTCCCAGGCTGCGCTGTTGATCGCTAATTCTCTGCAAGAAGCTGGTGATGGCCTGGTGGAGCTGAGAAAGCTGGAGGCAGCGGAGGACATCGCCTTCCAGCTCAGCCGCTCTCGCAATGTTACCTACGTCCCGTCTGGACAGGGAATGCTCTTTCAGATACCACAGTGA